The following proteins come from a genomic window of Rutidosis leptorrhynchoides isolate AG116_Rl617_1_P2 chromosome 10, CSIRO_AGI_Rlap_v1, whole genome shotgun sequence:
- the LOC139871155 gene encoding uncharacterized protein: protein MTGVPRNIAEHGLNVNPALKLVVQKRRGMAPDRVKWLCEEIPMAQEDINKTAFHTGKDIFSYIVMPFGLINTGATYQRLIDTAFEKQIGRNLEAYVDDLVIKSTAHERIIEYMRGTFDTLQRINMKLNPLKCSFGETEGKFLGYLVTEQGIQANPKKIAAIENMTAPRTIKEVKSLTGKLAALTRFLSKAAKRQLPFFKTLKGCLKQKSFVWSSDAEAAFQEMKKLLKTLHTLTAPIDGEILYLYISVAKEAFGSVLIVEREKIQKPVYFISKALTGSEINYAPIEKFVYALILTSLRLRRYFQGHPVHVLTNMSIKQVLTKPEISGRLALWVVELGAYQISYLPRSAVKGQVMADYLSEIPRELEVINERTALKPVMGETWDLFTDGVSCAEGVGAGLVLASPNGEEHTYALRFNFDVTNNEAEYEAILAGLNITQKMNIIKLRAFTDLQLVANQFNGSFEAHDSSMQKYLQLLKELAERFEHFELVQVPRSQNKKADASSKLAALTFSHFQKQVWVEELPSKSIDNDLVVAYVIEEQPNWMEPILQYIHSKVLPSDKRESRLVRERAPMYIIQNDILYRKLYCGPMMQCVGPVEAEMIVDDVHNGSCALHSGPFPAGPGNVKFLIVAIDYFTKWVEDKAVRTITAIPAKILVPKHRVANFEEEANDDALRENLNFIEERRLIAAIREANNKQQIAKYYNKRVRALSFDIGEWVLRNNDASRAEKLGKLGPN from the exons atgactggtgttccgcgtaATATTGCAGAACACGGACTTAATGTAAACCCAGCTTTAAAGCTTGTGGTGCAGAAGCGTAGAGGCATGGCCCCAGATCGCGTGAAGTGGCTATGCGAAGAG ATCCCAATGGCTCAAGAAGATATaaacaaaactgcttttcatacgggCAAAGACATATTTTCCTATATagtgatgccttttggtttaatcaaCACGGGTGCGACATATCAACGTTTGATTGACACCGCGTTCGAAAAGCAAATTGGGCGTAATCTTGAGGCTTATGTGGATGACTTAGTAATCAAAAGTACAGCGCATGAGCGAATTATCGAATATATGCGCGGAACATTTGACACACTGCAaaggataaacatgaagcttaacccgctaaaGTGTAGCTTTGGCGAGACCGAAGGAAAGTTTTTGGGATACcttgttacagaacaaggtattcaagctaatccaaagaaAATCGCGGCTATTGAAAATATGACCGCACCAAGAACGATTAAGGAAGTGAAAAGTTTGACGGGAAAGTTAGCTgcattaacgcgtttcttgtctaaAGCTGCTAAAAGACAATTGCcgtttttcaaaactttaaaaggttgCTTGAAGCAAAAAAGTTTTGTTTGGTCAAGCGACGCAGAAGCTGCATTTCAAGAAATGAAGAAGTTGTTGAAAACTTTGCATACATTAACAGCGCCAATTGATGGCGAAATTCTCTACCTTTATATATCAGTGGCAAAAgaagcttttggctcagttttaATCGTGGAAAGGGAGAAAATACAAAAGCCTGTGTATTTTATCAGTAAAGCTCTTACAGGGagcgaaataaactatgcgccgattgagAAGTTTGTGTACGCGCTTATTCTAACATCGCTAAGGTTAAGAAGATATTTTCAGGGGCATCCAGTGCATGTGTTAACTAATATGTCGATCaagcaagtcttaacaaaaccagagatatctggtagactcgcgTTGTGGGTggtagaattaggtgcttatcaaatatccTATCTTCCGCGAAGTGCTGTAAAGGGCCAGGTTATGGCGGATTATCTATCAGAAATACCTAGAGAGTTggaggtgattaatgagcgaacAGCATTAAAACCAGTAATGGGcgaaacttgggatttatttactgatggtgtTTCATGTGCAGAGGGCGTAGGTGCGGGTTTGGTTTTGGCAAGCCCAAAtggtgaagagcatacatacgcgttgcgctttaattttgatgtgacaaataATGAAGCGGAATATGAAGCGATACTTGCTGGTTTAAATATTACGCAAAAAATGAATATCATTAAATTGCGGGCATTCACAGATTTGCAGCTAGTAGCAAATCAGTTTAATGGCTCTTTTGAGGCTCATGATTCTTCAATGCAGAAATATTTGCAGTTATTGAAAGAATTAGCAGAGCGGTTTGAGCATTTTGAACTCGTGCAAGTGCCAAGgagtcaaaataagaaggcggatgcttcGAGCAAGCTGGCCGCTCTAACGTTCTCGCACTTTCAAAAGCAAGTTTGGGTAGAGGAATTGCCAAGTAAGTCAATAGATAACGATTTAGTGGTTGCGTATGTTATAGAGGAacagccaaattggatggaaccaatccTGCAATACATCCACAGTAAGGTTTTGCCAAGTGATAAGCGTGAATCTCGCTTAGTAAGAGAGCGAGCACCAAtgtatatcattcaaaatgatattttatatcgcAAATTATACTGCGGACCAATGATGCAGTGTGTTGGCCCAGTTGAAGCAGAAATGATAGTTGATGACGTGCATAACGGCTCTTGTGCACTCCACTCAG ggccatttcctgcaggtCCTGGCAATGTCAAATTCCTGATTGTGGCAATCGACTATTTTACAAAATGGGTTGAAGAtaaggcggttcgcactatcactg CAATACCCGCAAAAATTCTTGTGCCAAAGCATAGAGTTGCTAATTTTGAGGAAGAAGCAAACGATGATGCATTGCGCGAAAATTTGAATTTCATTGAAGAGCGAAGGTTAATAGCTGCTATCAGGGAAGCAAATAATAAACAACAAATCGCCAAATACTATAATAAAAGGGTGCGTGCTTTATCTTTTGATATAGGTGAATGGGTGCTACGAAATAATGATGCAAGTAGAGCAGAAAAGCTTGGTAAGCTAGGACCTAATTAG